Part of the Candidozyma auris chromosome 4, complete sequence genome, GGAACCAGTCGGTGGCCTTGAGACGAGCGCTGATACGCTTGTCTCGCCTTTTGCGCCGAAGcttattcttttctctgACGTTTTCGCTGGAATTGTACGCCCGGGACACTTTTTGTCTTCGGGCTTTCAGGAGGGCGACATCTCGCTTTTCGCCTCGTCGAACAACATTGGCCCGGATCTTctgaatttcttcttcgggGTGATCCACATCGCCCTTGCGCAGGTCCAAATGGCGTCCAAGGGTGGATTTGGATCCAAACCTTTTTTTACAAAACTCACACTCCACACTGACTTCTACTTTGGCCATGTCATGCTGGGAAAAACCTCTTCTATGTACTGGTCTTGTTTCGCGATATTTTTCCCCTTACATCGTAAGGGGGGAATGCATCTCGGGGCTCGCTCTTTTTCCTTATCCTTGCATTCTCTGCACAATATTGCGCAAGTCTGAGACATAGGTATTGTTGATAGTATCTTCGTTGCCAGACACCACCCGCAAGATAAGCTCGTTCAACTCGGCCGACCCCAAAATGTCTACATGCTCTGCTGTCTTGGCTCCACCTCGAATATCAAACCGGTCGGGCTCATGCTTGATCTCAACGATCTTCGTCTCGATTCCACCAGGGTTGTAAATGGAGCCTGGCTTCTGCCATTCGTGGCAAATGTAGTGCGTCAAAAGCGACACAGTGCCGTCACCGTCAGCGAGGAACACGGGATCATCACTGTCAAGATCAATCACTAACGGCAACCCAGACTCCTTGTCTCCATCGGTATAAGTGTAGGCTCTCTCTGTAGGGTTGCCAACACCGTAGAAGCAAAAAATCTTCATATCAGGTGCATTTGGAAGTGCCACCTCCAATGGGTTAGACCACTTTGAGTGCAACTTGTCGTTTGCTTgcaactccttcttggttTTCGCAATGCCAAACGAGTAATGCTCTTTGACACGCTCGGTAAACCACTTGGGGGAGTTGCTAAGAATGTAGTCGATACTTGAAGTGATGGTCAAGTTCTGCATTGCCTGAGTCATCAAACCGTCGGTGTTGGGCTGCAAGTTTTTGGCTCTGTATCTCACGAAGGTGCCTAAGGACTCGTTCTTTTTACGAGGAAGGTCAACGTCTTCGTTCTGCTTCGAGAGTTCATTTGGTGGATCATCTGGCGCGTAAGTGAGGTTACCCCAAATAAAGTCACCGCCTCTTGGAAGCATCGATGGCACTCCACCAAACGTGCGAAGCATGTCTACTCTTTCCTTTCTAGAaaaaaacttctccaaaccaTATATAGCCAACTGGTTCAATTGCACAGTGTCTTTCATTTCACCAGAAATTAAGGCTGGAATGGTCTTGGGAGTACCGAGTAGAGAGCCACTGATATCAATAATACCAGCGAGATGCTCGTTGCACCAGTTCTTGCCTCCGTTACCGTAGTACTCACCACTGGCCTCGACCCACTTCATGAAGTAAAGAATAACTTGCGAGCCCATAGAATGGCCAATGAGGTACGTTTTCTGGCCAGACATTTTCTTTGCGAGCTCAatctgctgcttcaacttcgaGAAGTAGCCATCACGTCTTTCTAAGTCCAAGTAAGCGAGTCTCCAATCGTAAGATGCACTCAACATGTTGTTGGGATTGTAGCCAATGACAGATAAATTCTGTAGAATCTTATTCCAGATCCAGTATCCTGCCACGAAAAAGTCTGCTGCTTCGAAGCCCTGAGCAGCACGAAGCTTGATTCCTGGTGGATCCAACCCGGTTTCTGGATCGAGCAGGATGTGCCTGAGCCAGCACGTTTTGTCCAAAATCATGGTTCTTAGCATGTAGAACGAGCCCCACAACCTCTTACGAAAATGATTAATTGAGGGACAATCGCCCGTTTCACTTGTACCCCACGACTCAATTCCTGTGGAAATGACACCCGGCACCAAAACAACGTTATATTTGGCCGTCATATTGtactgcttcttcatcctcctGCCCACAGAGAAAGACTCAGCCGAGCCATGGAGCTCGTTACTGTCTGACTTCCCTTGATCTAGCAACGAAAAAAAACCCAGAGGAAGCGAGTCTTTCcattcatcaagaaaccCGTTCATTGCATCAAACTTCACTGGAATGACGTCCTTCCATTCGTCAAAGAACCCATTCACTCCATCAAgattcaccaacttgtcGATCTCACTCATAAGGTTATCTGAATTGTACGCAGTGATGAACACAGCGACTACGAGCCCCAAAAGCGCACCAAGAACGAATGTGGCTCTTCTAGTTTGGTAGAGCTTCCTCTCAAGCTTCACCTTGGACTGTGCGATCTTGTGGCGGGCATGGTGGGAATGCTCTGTACTCGACTGGGAATCTTTTTCACCAAGGTTCCCGTTCACTTCATAGTCGATGGGTACTTCGATTGTTTTtgtgtctttcttttccttcgcttgctttctctttggagcCATTAGCAACAGGAAAaaatgttttcttttttcaagttctgATTGGGAAAGCGAATGATTTATATGGA contains:
- the LRO1 gene encoding phospholipid:diacylglycerol acyltransferase, coding for MAPKRKQAKEKKDTKTIEVPIDYEVNGNLGEKDSQSSTEHSHHARHKIAQSKVKLERKLYQTRRATFVLGALLGLVVAVFITAYNSDNLMSEIDKLVNLDGVNGFFDEWKDVIPVKFDAMNGFLDEWKDSLPSGFFSLLDQGKSDSNELHGSAESFSVGRRMKKQYNMTAKYNVVLVPGVISTGIESWGTSETGDCPSINHFRKRLWGSFYMLRTMILDKTCWLRHISLDPETGLDPPGIKLRAAQGFEAADFFVAGYWIWNKILQNLSVIGYNPNNMLSASYDWRLAYLDLERRDGYFSKLKQQIELAKKMSGQKTYLIGHSMGSQVILYFMKWVEASGEYYGNGGKNWCNEHLAGIIDISGSLLGTPKTIPALISGEMKDTVQLNQLAIYGLEKFFSRKERVDMLRTFGGVPSMLPRGGDFIWGNLTYAPDDPPNELSKQNEDVDLPRKKNESLGTFVRYRAKNLQPNTDGLMTQAMQNLTITSSIDYILSNSPKWFTERVKEHYSFGIAKTKKELQANDKLHSKWSNPLEVALPNAPDMKIFCFYGVGNPTERAYTYTDGDKESGLPLVIDLDSDDPVFLADGDGTVSLLTHYICHEWQKPGSIYNPGGIETKIVEIKHEPDRFDIRGGAKTAEHVDILGSAELNELILRVVSGNEDTINNTYVSDLRNIVQRMQG